Part of the Antechinus flavipes isolate AdamAnt ecotype Samford, QLD, Australia chromosome 2, AdamAnt_v2, whole genome shotgun sequence genome is shown below.
TATTTCTCTCAGAAATATTGAACAAAttaggggaggaaagaaaaagatataacaAAAGAATATTGcaggtttttaaaagaaatgaaaaagaaaattttctaattGCAAATTATAGTATATTAGAAAAATTACTACATTTCAGTATGGGTTCAAACTTCACCAGAGGTTCTTGGAAAGAGAGCTTATAACTTCACAAATGTCCCAGAGCCTGTTTCCTCACCTATGAAATGGGGGTACTATTTTGCACTATTATCTCCCAGTATTGTaagaaaaatgcttaataaacagtAAAGTACAATGTAgatgttataattattaatttcattaataaaaataattatctattCTCTCAAAGCCATACAATTCATCCCCTTTCCTCCAACTCCCAACAAGGTCCCAACAAAATCTTTCTACTATAAAGTGCACAAATCCTAACCCAAAAATATGGggcaagaaaaaaagggaggcaggtttactgaaaaaaaaaaattgcctttaaaataatgactcattttatttttaaaagttataaatatattttgtcaaaatatatGCTCAATATGATCAAAATTTGCACATAAAGTCATAAATAAGGTCAAGGTGAATATTTAgggctttcattttcttttttaaaaaaagataaaaagtccAGCTATAAGGGAACAACAGTCTGTATGTGGGTAAGCGAGAGGGGGAGTAtgtttgtgcatgtgtatatcctctctccttcccactgAGGTCAGTCCAAATTTCAGCGACACCCACATCCTTCTACCACCATCTCCTGATAGTTCTTAAGTACAACCTTGTCATATTCATCTAAGTACAGCATAGAGATGGCACTCAGCTCTGTGGGCACACAGCAAGCTTTAGGAATGCTAGAATTGACTGAGTTGACCAGGGTCTGAACGATGGCATGGTTGGTAGAATTGAGGTGATCAGTGATGGGGAAGGGGCAGTCCCCCTGGCAATAGAAGGCATGGTAACCTGGGGGAGCCACAATCCAATCATTCCAACCAACATCACTAAAGTCCACGTAGAGGGGATGGCGCCTgcaattcttattctttttacgAGGCCGCTGTGAATGATGCTTTGGACTGCGCTTAGCTCTTTGGTGACGGATCAGGGTATGTCCTCGGCCATCATGGCCAAAAGTGACCAGGAGGGGTCGGAATTGAGCCCAATCCTTGCCCCCTAGAGGTAAAGATCTGCTAATCCTGACATGCTGGTCCTGGTGAGTCTGTCTCTGCTGGAGGTGAGTCACCTCAATAGCCAGCCCAAGGTTAGGCTGTTTGTCCTGAGTCCAGCGAAGGACTGCGGGGCTTACATCAAAACTTTCCCACTGAGTCACATTGTGATGGACAAGTCTGGTGTCTAGTAGTCGAGTAATGAGGCTATTTGGCATGGATACTCCTGGGGGTTTCATGACTTCATAAATATTGATCCTATGGAAACCTCGCTCCCAGTCAGGGCTCTGATCAACTTGTTCTCTATATAACCGGAGTTCTGCAGAAGAAATCACCTCATTCTCTGGAATACTGCTAAGATTAAATAGAAAACGAAAAGCAGGATTTTCTCTGGTCCCTGGGATGCTCTCCAGATGTTCTGGGCAAAGacgaagaaaaaggaaaaagagtacattagctttttttttttttttttaacatgaggagggagaattaagaaagaaatcaagatacaaatAAAGAGTTGAATTGTGGACTCTGCTGGTCACATATTTTAGGGACACAAATTTAGCTATTTATTTTAACTAACTAGGCAAAAACATCAAGTACCAGAAACAGAAAGCAATTCCCATCttactttatatttctaataatttccaTGTGTCAGCTCCTTACTCCAAGATCAaactctcctttaaaaaaaatcttggcttTGTGTCCATGCTTTAGTGtgtttgttcaattgtttttcaagtggtttgaaataaaaaaggagtAGAAAAGATACAGCAAgaggtgaaagaaaatatatacaaaccaCCACTCTGCTTCAATTTTCCCAGTACTGCTAAACATTTCCCCATTGATTTAAGAAACACAGAGCATGCCTTGTTGATCATGttacagaagggaaaataaattccAATGCTGTAATGATGCTGGTTgattaataattcagatttacGCAGGAAAGGAAATATCCACTAGGAAACATTCAGATAGGATTACAAGGCCTCTATTGAACAAACTTTACAAATATACAGttgtaataataaattttgaaaaatttgctTGAAAAGCTAACCGAAATAACtttgaaatgatgaagggaaagaCAAGTAATGGGAGTCAGAGAACTTTTTCCAATGATGATATCCtatctttccccttcctcaaCCCCCACCCGGCAATGCTCTCAACCTCCTTCCTCTCAGTCTCCAGAGAAGTAAAAATCATTCTGGTTTTTGATTCAGGATCTTAAAATAGGCAATAGCATAGGTAAGGTCGACTGTAATTGGGggctttcatttaaattttcacaTACACATTCTCCCTACTCTTTTCCTACTTCTTCCCGCCTCTTAACTGGGAGCACGGTTTCTTTTCTCCATCCCTAGATAGAACACGCAGACTGACCTTCGTGATGGAAACACCTCACGGTGTTGGCGCGACTAGTAGAACGCTCAGGGTACTCCAGACTGATGTTCTGGGTTTGCtctttctccacctcctccccagacTGCAACCGGTAGAGATCCCGCATGTAATCGGGGATGACAGCGCCCTTTCTAGGCTGTGGCCGCCGCCGAAGCCCAAACATCTGCAGCAGCGTAGCCTCAAAGTCCCGCAAGAACTCATGGTTCTGCCCAGGGCGGCGTCCTCCCGAGTGGCCCTGAATTTCGGCGACTTTTTTCTTGCCCGTCTCAGGTATCAAACTAGCATGGCTCACGCCTCCTAGCAGGACTTGGCATAATAAAACGACCATCAGCATTCGGTTACCAGGAATCATGGTGTCTCTAGGGAGGGATAAGGGGTGAAgggttaaattaataaaataaataaaaatgaaaatatgtgcagtgtatatacatatatgtccatAAATGGCGTCCAAGATTAGATAACCTGTCCAAAGATCAAGTCTGTGTCTAGCCTTCCCCCTTCTCCGGATCAGCTGCAGCCATGCATGGTCTGAACGCAGGAACTGCCCAGTAATTACTTGTTCTGACTTGTTTACAGTCACATAAACCCAAATAGGATAGCCTCCATTCTGTTAATCTTTTTGTGTCCCAGTTGCTATCTTAGCCATGATCTCAACTTGGCTTGCCCAAAGATAAACAGTTAACATAGAAAGAGTTGAAAAGGGGATGGGGGGGTGGGAGGTGGTGGTGGCGGTGTGAAATGCCATcagcctccctttctcctccgaccctccccttccctcttctctcctcttcctccgcCTCccactcccccctccctcccccccagcccgGGGCACCAGAACATCCCTCGGATTAAGTCTGGGTTGGAGGAGAGTTGTAGGCTGTGTGGGTGTGGGGAATCAAAGGATGCGGCAAGAGTTCCAACAACAGAGAAAGCAGTTTTGGAGCAGGCGGGTTTGTTTATCTTGAGGCTTAAGTGTTTTTTAAGAGACCAGCAAAAAGCGCTTAATTGCTTCCTGATAAACTTCTGGGGAGTGAGCACAGGGCTCCTCCCCAGCCCCCTCAAACAGCCAGGACAAATGACACTGAACATACACCGGAATTATGGACTTTCCACAGAGGAAAAAACCCTAGGAGGACAAATATATGGCTAACTGCtattttccttcccccctcccccactttccttccttccttgcgcTTCCCTTCTTAGAAATACACCAGATTTGAAGGTCACTTAAATTGCATTTGAAACTAGACAGGAAAAGACTGTGGAGAAGAAATATGGGACATTATTGTTTCATTGAAGAAAGGgcgaaagaggagagaaaggaagaagctaGAGCATAACTTAATGTGGAAggggagtgaaaaaaaaaaggaagtctaCTCACTGACAGAAAACAAGTCATATAAAAACAGTCCATGATTCTTGACAGCCAATCTTTGAACACTTTCTGGAAAAGCTCACAAGGGAGCCGAAGCAGGGTGCTGCTCGGATGGCACTAAGCAATGGCTCctaaaatgaatatttgaatataatgagACTCCCAACCAGACAAGGATCTGTTTTTCTTCCAGCCCCTCAAAGTCACGTGAAGCCAGTCCCCGCCTCTCACGCTAAGAATCTCGTCCCACTCCTGGAGGCAAAAGGGtcattccttcctcccctccaccccctaatccttcccattCCCCTCCCCTTCCACAACTCATACACCTTCCCACCCCGAAATCTGTCGCAGCCCCTCCTGTAACTCCAGGAACCTAACCTATGACTGTCACTCCCAGTAGAGTTTTGCAGAGCTGTGTATCCTAAATTCTAGGTGTCCTAGGAGAAACCTCTAGTTCAAAACTCTAAGAATACAGCTATTTCaagcaaagatgagaaaaagctgcttgggagaaaaggggaaggaggtggagggcgGGGAAAAGGAGAATGTACCTGCAGATTGTAGTGTCTGG
Proteins encoded:
- the BMP4 gene encoding bone morphogenetic protein 4, which codes for MIPGNRMLMVVLLCQVLLGGVSHASLIPETGKKKVAEIQGHSGGRRPGQNHEFLRDFEATLLQMFGLRRRPQPRKGAVIPDYMRDLYRLQSGEEVEKEQTQNISLEYPERSTSRANTVRCFHHEEHLESIPGTRENPAFRFLFNLSSIPENEVISSAELRLYREQVDQSPDWERGFHRINIYEVMKPPGVSMPNSLITRLLDTRLVHHNVTQWESFDVSPAVLRWTQDKQPNLGLAIEVTHLQQRQTHQDQHVRISRSLPLGGKDWAQFRPLLVTFGHDGRGHTLIRHQRAKRSPKHHSQRPRKKNKNCRRHPLYVDFSDVGWNDWIVAPPGYHAFYCQGDCPFPITDHLNSTNHAIVQTLVNSVNSSIPKACCVPTELSAISMLYLDEYDKVVLKNYQEMVVEGCGCR